In Panacibacter ginsenosidivorans, the following proteins share a genomic window:
- the epsC gene encoding serine O-acetyltransferase EpsC — translation MEYPGHILTNHLPSVKEINAFTDEMIAYLFPVSDEPEMFMEHHEASLYKLEEHFRRLLDSVDLSSKLNKHSITEHFFLSLSGIKDLLLKDAHLILDFDPAASSLEEVILSYPGFYAIMVHRLAHVVYLAKVPLIPRFMSEWAHSKTGIDINPGATIGSPFFIDHGTGVVIGETAVIGNNVKIYQGVTLGAMAVRKEDAQTKRHPTIEDNVIIYAGSTILGGHTTIGHDSIIGGNTWVTQSVPPFSVVYHKNQTIVNDRKDFEEPLNFII, via the coding sequence ATGGAATACCCCGGCCATATTCTTACCAACCACCTCCCTTCAGTAAAAGAGATCAATGCTTTTACGGATGAGATGATCGCTTATCTTTTCCCGGTTAGCGATGAACCTGAAATGTTTATGGAACATCATGAAGCTTCCTTGTATAAGCTGGAAGAGCATTTCAGGAGGTTGCTCGATTCCGTTGACCTGAGTAGCAAATTGAATAAACATTCTATTACAGAACATTTCTTTTTGTCGTTATCCGGTATTAAAGATCTGTTGTTAAAAGATGCGCATTTAATCCTTGATTTCGATCCTGCAGCATCATCACTGGAAGAAGTGATCTTATCTTACCCCGGTTTTTATGCTATCATGGTGCATCGGTTGGCGCATGTTGTCTATCTCGCCAAAGTACCGTTGATACCGCGTTTCATGAGCGAGTGGGCACACAGCAAAACAGGTATTGATATTAATCCCGGTGCAACAATCGGCTCTCCGTTTTTTATAGATCATGGAACTGGTGTGGTAATTGGTGAGACTGCTGTTATTGGCAACAACGTTAAGATCTACCAGGGTGTAACGCTTGGCGCAATGGCTGTGCGCAAGGAAGATGCACAAACAAAACGTCATCCGACCATCGAAGACAATGTGATCATCTATGCAGGTAGTACCATACTTGGCGGGCATACAACCATTGGTCATGATAGTATCATTGGTGGTAACACCTGGGTTACGCAAAGTGTGCCACCGTTTAGTGTGGTGTATCACAAGAATCAAACGATCGTAAATGACCGCAAAGATTTTGAAGAGCCACTGAATTTTATTATTTAA
- a CDS encoding 23S rRNA (pseudouridine(1915)-N(3))-methyltransferase RlmH encodes MKLQFWSVGKPHEAYIKAGVEDFTGRTGKYFNAEWIIVAPPKNAAALNETELKKQEAKLVLQQLSKDDYLVLLDERGKQLSSPELANFIQQRANESIKRIVFLIGGAFGVNDTIMQRANYTWSLSKLVFPHMLVRLILAEQVYRACTILKNEKYHHS; translated from the coding sequence ATGAAATTACAATTCTGGTCTGTTGGCAAACCGCATGAAGCATATATAAAAGCCGGCGTGGAAGATTTTACAGGCCGCACAGGAAAATATTTCAATGCAGAATGGATCATCGTTGCGCCGCCCAAAAATGCAGCAGCACTTAACGAAACCGAATTGAAAAAACAGGAAGCCAAACTAGTGCTGCAACAGCTTTCCAAAGACGACTACCTTGTTTTATTAGATGAACGCGGTAAACAATTATCCTCTCCCGAGCTGGCCAATTTCATACAGCAACGAGCCAATGAGAGCATCAAGCGAATTGTGTTTCTGATTGGCGGTGCATTTGGGGTGAATGACACAATTATGCAAAGAGCTAATTATACCTGGAGTCTTTCTAAGCTGGTATTCCCGCATATGCTGGTAAGGCTTATACTAGCAGAACAGGTGTACCGTGCATGCACCATACTAAAGAACGAGAAATATCACCATTCGTAA
- a CDS encoding rhomboid family intramembrane serine protease: MEVTITILVITCVVSFMAFSNQAIVDKLIFYPPAINKQKEWYRFFTCGLIHADIAHLAFNMFSFYLFGKLVEQEFRIIFPGIGTFLYVTLYVSALAICLLPTYSKHKDNYYYKSLGASGAVSAVVFAGILLFPTSKIGLLVIPPIIPAFIFAPIYLIITAYLDKKGDSGINHSAHLWGALYGLAFLIVTSYFLSEFRPLESFVEQVTDYFR, from the coding sequence ATGGAAGTAACGATCACAATTTTGGTTATCACCTGTGTCGTATCATTTATGGCCTTCTCCAACCAGGCCATAGTTGATAAGCTTATCTTTTATCCGCCTGCCATCAATAAGCAAAAAGAATGGTATCGTTTTTTTACATGTGGATTGATACATGCTGATATTGCACATCTTGCTTTTAATATGTTTTCTTTTTACCTTTTTGGAAAGTTGGTGGAGCAGGAATTTCGTATAATATTTCCCGGTATCGGTACATTTCTTTATGTAACCTTATATGTATCTGCATTGGCTATTTGTCTTTTACCCACTTATTCCAAACATAAAGACAATTATTATTACAAAAGCCTTGGCGCATCAGGTGCTGTGTCTGCAGTAGTTTTTGCAGGCATACTTCTTTTTCCCACTTCCAAAATTGGTCTGTTGGTAATACCACCCATTATACCTGCTTTTATATTCGCTCCCATTTATCTTATCATCACCGCATATCTTGATAAAAAAGGAGACAGCGGCATTAATCATTCTGCACATTTATGGGGTGCATTATATGGGCTGGCCTTCCTGATCGTGACATCGTATTTCCTAAGCGAGTTCAGGCCTTTAGAAAGTTTTGTAGAACAGGTAACAGATTATTTCAGGTAG
- the tilS gene encoding tRNA lysidine(34) synthetase TilS, with protein MLLQQFQQRLKDHFQLQQQRHKFLLAVSGGIDSIVLTDLIYKSGFDFTIAHCNFQLRGEESERDEAFVRSLEAKYNKAVLVEKFDTKNYAAQNKLAIQEAARNLRYQWFEEIVNRESSIVNNSRNFTHDSRFTTHLATAHNANDNIETMLMHFFRGTGIHGLTGIPETDVARKIIRPLLFTKREDILAYAKENDLQWVEDSSNASDKYTRNFFRLQLLPAIKEIFPKAEANLLTNLERFKEADQLYKQAVDLHKKKLIEQKGNELHIPFLKLKKVNPLNTILWEIIKDFGFSATQLPEIKKLFNADNGSFVMSTTHRIIKNRNWLIIAPLQTETAANILINANDRKIGFENGIIMLQESSDFVSRISDASTSALLDAATIKFPLLLRRWKQGDYFYPLGMQKKKKLSKFFIDQKLSKTEKEKVWVLEADKKIIWIIGYRIDNRVKVTDKTKSVLHIEFKSK; from the coding sequence ATGTTATTACAGCAGTTTCAGCAACGCTTAAAAGATCATTTTCAGTTGCAACAACAGCGGCATAAATTTTTGCTTGCTGTAAGTGGCGGAATAGACAGCATTGTACTTACCGATCTTATTTATAAAAGCGGCTTTGATTTTACGATCGCACATTGCAACTTTCAATTAAGAGGTGAAGAAAGCGAAAGAGATGAAGCATTTGTAAGATCGCTTGAAGCAAAATATAACAAGGCTGTTTTAGTGGAAAAGTTTGATACAAAAAACTATGCTGCACAAAATAAATTAGCCATACAGGAAGCAGCTAGAAACCTGCGCTATCAATGGTTTGAAGAAATCGTCAATCGTGAATCGTCAATCGTGAATAATAGCCGAAATTTTACTCACGATTCACGATTCACTACTCACCTTGCAACTGCACACAATGCCAACGATAATATCGAAACAATGCTGATGCATTTTTTTCGTGGCACAGGTATTCATGGTCTAACGGGTATTCCTGAAACAGATGTAGCAAGAAAAATTATCAGGCCTTTATTATTTACAAAGCGGGAAGATATTTTAGCTTATGCAAAAGAAAACGATTTGCAGTGGGTTGAAGATTCCTCCAACGCTTCAGATAAATACACAAGAAATTTTTTCAGGTTACAGTTGCTGCCAGCTATTAAAGAAATATTCCCAAAAGCAGAAGCTAATTTGCTAACTAATCTTGAACGTTTTAAAGAAGCAGATCAATTGTATAAACAAGCTGTTGACCTGCATAAGAAGAAATTAATTGAGCAAAAAGGAAACGAATTGCATATTCCTTTTTTGAAGCTAAAAAAAGTAAATCCGCTCAATACCATTCTTTGGGAGATTATAAAAGACTTTGGTTTTTCAGCAACGCAGTTGCCTGAAATAAAAAAACTCTTTAATGCAGATAATGGAAGCTTTGTAATGAGCACAACGCACAGGATCATCAAAAACCGCAACTGGCTTATTATTGCGCCATTGCAAACTGAAACAGCAGCCAATATTTTAATTAATGCCAATGACAGAAAGATAGGTTTCGAAAATGGAATAATTATGTTGCAGGAGAGTTCTGATTTTGTATCTCGGATTTCGGATGCTTCAACATCTGCTTTACTTGATGCCGCAACAATAAAATTTCCTTTGCTCCTGCGCAGGTGGAAACAAGGTGATTATTTTTACCCGCTAGGTATGCAGAAGAAAAAGAAACTCAGTAAATTTTTTATCGATCAGAAATTATCCAAAACAGAAAAAGAAAAAGTTTGGGTGTTGGAAGCTGACAAGAAAATTATCTGGATAATTGGTTACAGGATAGATAACAGGGTTAAAGTAACTGATAAAACAAAATCAGTTTTGCATATTGAATTCAAAAGCAAATAG
- a CDS encoding DUF5686 family protein, with amino-acid sequence MALKKTLGIILLLFVVGMNSSYAQARILRGVVLDKQSDEPIPFASVVFKVNGRGVLTDSLGRFDFQLNTWPVGDTLQVLNVGYKITEIPFANIKDSSSITVYIEVLPSRSEAIVKVKYNRALWFWRKIIASKPKNNRTVYDNYGYEVYNKLELDLNKVNKDKLEKNFVLKPLKFAFDYTDTTSERDPFLPVYLTETISDYYYQKKPFRTREVIKATNASGFTNESWMKQLGATYQNINVYDNQIPVFDKSFVSPFSDNGDNYYNFKLLDTQYLSKRRLVHLQFKPKHVGENTFEGDCWVNDTTFAIQKITLRPALDANINFVTGLTLIQEYKLISDSAWFLYKDKFVVDIAPTGQNKLGFKGRKTTTYRNVIVNSDSVTNELNKSKPSEDIILVPNTQNLPDSFWLQNRFEPLSKNEQNIYSLLDTLQNNKTFIFYKNSVDFLTTGTKYIGNYVIGPWYYWLSGNRWEGTRVRFDLGTNRGFSQHWNLHGYLAYGFQDKKYKGLGEIKYQFSRKPWSYIMASYKSDLDNGQVVYDQLGSDNIFAVFARKPNVPYKFQQIREKKLEYFAETNKSFSFGLTLSSRQFTPLLNLPGKEYFPSKNGDPLNTFETRFKIRYAYQERFLESNFDRSSFGSEYPILQLIYTHGFSGILNSSYDYNRIDFNISDYLKIAPYGSLRYNLFAGKVFGTLPYQMLVHQPGNEWYYYSYHSFNLMNRFEYLTDQYAGFNIEHNIGSGLFRYVPLTRKLKLRQFWEVKGVAGNLSDANKQLNFVEGAPFKSLDGKLYMEVGTGVDNILKFFRIDFIWRVLPQPLPDVKQQRFGVFFGFRFAL; translated from the coding sequence ATGGCATTGAAGAAAACGTTAGGAATTATATTGTTACTGTTTGTTGTCGGCATGAATAGTTCTTATGCCCAGGCAAGAATATTAAGAGGCGTAGTGCTGGATAAGCAGAGTGATGAGCCCATTCCGTTTGCTTCTGTTGTTTTTAAGGTAAATGGCAGAGGTGTACTTACCGACTCTCTTGGGCGTTTCGATTTTCAACTAAACACATGGCCTGTTGGCGATACACTTCAGGTACTTAACGTGGGATATAAAATAACCGAGATACCTTTTGCCAACATCAAAGACTCCTCTTCCATTACTGTTTATATAGAAGTATTGCCTTCAAGAAGTGAAGCGATCGTGAAAGTGAAATACAACAGGGCATTGTGGTTCTGGAGAAAAATAATTGCCAGCAAGCCGAAAAATAACCGGACCGTTTATGATAATTATGGTTATGAAGTGTACAACAAATTAGAGCTTGACCTGAATAAAGTAAACAAAGATAAACTCGAAAAGAATTTTGTATTAAAGCCGCTGAAATTTGCGTTTGATTACACAGATACCACCTCTGAAAGGGATCCATTTCTACCTGTGTACCTAACAGAAACGATCTCTGATTATTATTACCAAAAGAAGCCGTTCCGTACAAGAGAAGTTATCAAAGCAACCAATGCCAGCGGGTTTACCAATGAAAGCTGGATGAAACAATTGGGGGCTACCTACCAGAATATAAATGTGTACGATAACCAGATACCTGTTTTCGATAAATCTTTTGTAAGCCCTTTTAGCGATAATGGCGATAATTATTACAATTTTAAACTGCTCGACACACAATACCTCAGCAAACGCAGGCTGGTACATTTGCAGTTCAAGCCAAAACATGTTGGTGAAAATACTTTTGAAGGAGATTGCTGGGTGAATGATACCACATTTGCCATTCAGAAAATTACACTGCGTCCTGCGCTTGACGCCAATATAAATTTTGTTACCGGTTTAACACTGATACAGGAATATAAACTCATCAGCGATTCTGCATGGTTTTTATATAAAGACAAGTTCGTAGTAGACATTGCCCCAACAGGTCAAAATAAATTAGGATTTAAAGGAAGGAAGACCACCACTTACCGGAATGTAATTGTAAACAGTGATTCGGTAACTAATGAATTAAATAAAAGCAAACCAAGTGAAGACATTATATTGGTGCCCAATACACAAAACCTTCCTGATTCTTTCTGGTTACAAAACCGCTTTGAACCGCTTAGTAAAAATGAACAGAATATCTATTCTTTGTTAGATACATTACAGAACAATAAGACATTTATTTTTTATAAAAACTCCGTAGACTTTCTTACTACAGGCACAAAGTATATAGGCAATTATGTTATTGGCCCATGGTATTATTGGCTTTCCGGCAATCGGTGGGAGGGAACAAGGGTGCGTTTTGATCTTGGTACAAACAGAGGCTTCAGCCAGCACTGGAACCTGCATGGGTATCTTGCCTACGGCTTTCAGGACAAAAAATATAAAGGTCTTGGCGAAATAAAATACCAGTTCAGCCGCAAACCATGGAGTTATATAATGGCTTCTTATAAAAGCGATCTTGATAATGGCCAGGTTGTGTATGATCAATTAGGCAGCGATAATATTTTTGCTGTGTTTGCACGTAAACCCAATGTGCCTTATAAGTTTCAGCAGATTAGAGAAAAGAAGCTGGAATATTTTGCAGAAACAAATAAGAGCTTTTCTTTTGGCCTTACTTTATCAAGCAGACAATTTACGCCTTTACTAAACCTTCCGGGTAAAGAATACTTTCCTTCAAAAAATGGAGATCCGCTGAACACTTTTGAAACACGTTTCAAAATTCGTTATGCTTACCAGGAAAGATTCTTGGAAAGTAATTTTGACCGCAGCAGTTTTGGCAGTGAATATCCTATTCTTCAATTGATATATACACACGGTTTTAGTGGCATACTCAACAGCAGTTATGATTACAACAGAATTGACTTCAACATATCAGATTATTTAAAAATCGCGCCTTACGGAAGTCTGCGTTATAATTTATTTGCAGGAAAAGTTTTTGGCACATTACCTTACCAGATGCTGGTGCATCAACCGGGTAATGAGTGGTATTATTATAGCTATCATTCTTTCAATCTTATGAATCGTTTTGAATACCTCACAGATCAGTATGCCGGGTTTAATATAGAGCATAATATCGGTAGTGGTTTGTTTCGTTATGTACCCCTTACACGCAAGTTAAAGCTGCGTCAGTTCTGGGAAGTAAAAGGTGTTGCGGGTAATCTAAGCGACGCCAACAAACAACTCAATTTTGTAGAAGGCGCACCATTCAAATCATTAGATGGCAAACTGTATATGGAGGTAGGAACAGGCGTAGATAATATTCTTAAATTCTTCCGCATAGATTTTATATGGCGCGTGTTGCCACAGCCATTGCCCGATGTAAAGCAGCAAAGATTTGGTGTGTTCTTTGGTTTCAGGTTTGCTTTATAA
- the sucD gene encoding succinate--CoA ligase subunit alpha — protein MSVLVNKNSRIIVQGFTGTEGTFHAGQMIEYGTNVVGGVTPGKGGGTHLDRPIFNTVADAVKATGADVSIIFVPPAFAADAIMESADAGIALVVCITEGIPVQDMVKVKNYLQGKNTRLIGPNCPGVITAGEAKVGIMPGFIFKPGKIGVVSKSGTLTYEAADQVVKAGLGITTAIGIGGDPIIGTTTKEAVELLMNDPDTDGIIMIGEIGGGMEAEAARWIKENGTKPVVGFIAGQTAPPGRRMGHAGAIIGGADDTAEAKMKIMRDCGLYVVDSPADIGKTMAAALKK, from the coding sequence ATGTCAGTATTAGTTAATAAGAATTCCAGGATAATTGTTCAGGGCTTTACTGGTACGGAAGGTACTTTTCATGCCGGCCAGATGATCGAATACGGAACCAATGTGGTAGGTGGTGTTACGCCCGGTAAAGGTGGCGGCACGCATCTTGACAGGCCGATATTTAATACGGTGGCTGATGCAGTTAAAGCAACAGGCGCTGATGTAAGCATCATATTTGTGCCACCTGCTTTTGCTGCTGATGCTATTATGGAATCTGCTGATGCAGGTATTGCGCTTGTAGTTTGTATTACAGAAGGCATTCCTGTACAGGATATGGTGAAAGTGAAAAATTATCTGCAGGGAAAAAATACACGACTCATAGGACCTAACTGCCCCGGCGTTATTACTGCAGGTGAAGCAAAGGTTGGCATTATGCCTGGCTTTATTTTCAAACCCGGTAAGATAGGTGTGGTTTCAAAATCAGGTACGCTTACTTACGAAGCTGCTGACCAGGTAGTAAAAGCAGGTCTTGGAATAACCACTGCCATTGGCATTGGGGGCGATCCTATCATTGGTACTACTACTAAAGAAGCCGTTGAATTATTGATGAATGATCCTGATACAGATGGTATCATCATGATAGGTGAAATTGGTGGTGGCATGGAAGCCGAAGCTGCACGCTGGATAAAAGAAAATGGTACCAAACCGGTTGTTGGTTTTATAGCCGGGCAAACTGCGCCTCCGGGCCGCAGGATGGGCCATGCAGGCGCTATTATTGGTGGTGCTGACGATACTGCCGAAGCAAAGATGAAGATCATGAGAGATTGCGGACTGTATGTTGTTGACAGCCCCGCAGATATTGGTAAAACAATGGCTGCTGCGTTAAAGAAATAA
- the dprA gene encoding DNA-processing protein DprA — translation MPNDLLYQIALTLVPNIGAVQAKILVDHFGDAESIFKASLKKLNAVENIGEVRSESIKAFDNFEKAQEEIDFIEKYKIQPIFITDTNYPQRLLKCYDAPALLYYRGNADLNHTKIISIIGTRNNTDYGKQVTEKLVADLADENVLVLSGLAFGIDAIAHKAALQNNLPTVGVLAHGLDTIYPSHHKGLAKEMLQQGGLLTEFIKQTKPDKHNFPKRNRIVAGMADATIVVETAIKGGSMITAELAHNYNRDVFALPGKTTDSKSAGCNYLIKQKHATLLTDAQQLIEMLGWQKKKAKAKAQKELFIDLSADERVIVDLLKERDSVHIDELFIKSGLSSSAIAASMLSLELQNVLISLPGKMYRLA, via the coding sequence ATGCCCAACGATCTCTTATATCAAATAGCCTTAACGTTGGTGCCGAATATTGGCGCCGTGCAAGCCAAAATACTGGTTGATCATTTTGGAGATGCGGAAAGTATTTTTAAAGCGAGCCTCAAAAAATTAAATGCCGTAGAAAATATTGGTGAAGTAAGATCAGAATCTATTAAAGCATTTGACAATTTCGAAAAGGCACAGGAGGAAATAGATTTTATTGAGAAGTATAAGATACAACCCATCTTTATTACTGATACAAATTATCCTCAGCGTTTATTAAAATGTTATGACGCTCCTGCCCTGCTGTATTACCGCGGCAATGCAGATCTTAATCATACAAAGATCATCAGCATTATCGGCACAAGGAATAACACAGATTATGGCAAACAGGTAACAGAAAAATTAGTAGCCGATCTTGCAGATGAAAATGTATTGGTGCTAAGTGGTCTTGCATTTGGCATTGATGCCATTGCACATAAAGCTGCATTGCAAAATAATTTACCTACTGTTGGCGTACTGGCACATGGGCTTGATACGATCTATCCATCGCATCATAAAGGACTGGCAAAAGAAATGCTGCAGCAGGGTGGGTTGCTTACAGAATTCATCAAACAAACAAAACCTGATAAACATAATTTTCCAAAACGTAACAGGATCGTTGCGGGTATGGCTGATGCAACGATTGTTGTGGAAACAGCTATAAAAGGTGGCAGTATGATCACTGCAGAACTGGCACACAATTATAACCGTGATGTATTTGCATTGCCCGGCAAAACAACAGACAGCAAGAGTGCAGGCTGCAATTATCTTATTAAACAAAAACATGCAACATTATTGACCGATGCACAGCAACTGATAGAAATGTTGGGCTGGCAAAAAAAGAAAGCAAAGGCAAAAGCGCAGAAAGAATTGTTTATTGATCTTTCTGCAGATGAGAGAGTAATTGTTGACCTTCTGAAAGAAAGAGACAGTGTTCATATTGATGAACTGTTTATAAAAAGTGGCTTAAGCAGCAGCGCCATCGCTGCATCAATGCTTAGTCTTGAACTGCAAAATGTACTGATAAGTTTGCCCGGAAAAATGTACAGACTGGCATAA